Proteins found in one Micromonospora sp. WMMD1082 genomic segment:
- a CDS encoding histidine kinase produces MAQLTGPRLAGTRPERAQRQAHIGWQDVALAGAALVVDLVLFSRLLSSPESAAGRLPAAILIAYAMVGCAALVWRRRASLLVFGVVWIHSVAAFALSGYRPTVGVLVALYTVAAYRSARLGLAALAAALVPGGLAVAEEVRAAAPHDQLSTAVGVAVFFVLVGLTVWAVGFWRAASRRQALALERRRAAAAREAVAAERARLARELHDIVAHSVTVMVLTAAGAQRVLRTDPDRADQAMGTVAGLGGQAMAELRRMLAVLRPEAPAVGGPDANPPDLVTGPDPGRTDLADLDALLAGPRQAGITVELRHEGVPRGLDGSVGLAAYRVVQEALTNVVKHAGPGTWAVVGLSWLGDRLQVEVTDDGQGRPSTAAAGLSTGHGLLGLRERVAVVGGELSAGPMPDGGFRVCATLPAGPSRPATDELVLVQAGGGDGDPDPAGG; encoded by the coding sequence ATGGCACAGTTGACTGGCCCGCGCCTCGCGGGCACGAGGCCGGAAAGGGCCCAGCGGCAGGCGCACATCGGTTGGCAGGACGTGGCACTGGCGGGTGCCGCGCTCGTGGTCGACCTGGTGCTCTTCTCCCGGCTGCTGTCGAGCCCGGAGTCCGCCGCCGGCCGGCTGCCGGCCGCGATTCTGATCGCGTACGCCATGGTCGGTTGCGCCGCGCTCGTCTGGCGCCGGCGGGCCTCGCTACTGGTCTTCGGGGTGGTCTGGATCCATTCGGTGGCGGCGTTCGCGCTGTCCGGCTACCGGCCGACGGTCGGCGTGCTGGTCGCGCTCTACACGGTCGCCGCGTACCGGAGTGCCCGGCTCGGGCTGGCCGCGCTGGCCGCCGCGTTGGTGCCCGGTGGGCTGGCCGTCGCCGAGGAGGTCCGCGCCGCCGCACCCCACGACCAACTCAGCACGGCGGTGGGCGTGGCGGTCTTCTTCGTACTGGTGGGTCTGACGGTGTGGGCGGTCGGGTTCTGGCGGGCGGCCAGCCGGCGGCAGGCGCTCGCGTTGGAACGCCGCCGCGCCGCCGCGGCCCGCGAGGCGGTCGCCGCCGAGCGTGCCCGGCTGGCCCGCGAGCTGCACGACATCGTGGCGCACTCGGTCACCGTGATGGTGCTGACCGCCGCCGGCGCCCAGCGCGTGCTGCGCACCGACCCGGATCGGGCCGACCAGGCCATGGGCACGGTCGCCGGCCTGGGCGGGCAGGCAATGGCCGAGCTGCGCCGGATGCTCGCCGTACTGCGTCCCGAGGCGCCCGCCGTGGGCGGGCCGGACGCGAACCCTCCGGACCTGGTGACCGGGCCGGATCCCGGGCGGACGGATCTGGCCGACCTCGACGCCCTGCTGGCCGGGCCCCGCCAGGCCGGCATCACCGTCGAGCTGCGCCACGAGGGTGTGCCGCGCGGTCTGGACGGCAGTGTCGGGCTGGCCGCGTACCGGGTGGTCCAGGAGGCACTGACCAATGTGGTCAAACACGCCGGGCCGGGCACCTGGGCCGTCGTGGGGCTGAGCTGGCTGGGGGACCGACTCCAGGTGGAGGTGACCGACGACGGGCAGGGCCGGCCGAGCACCGCCGCCGCGGGGTTGTCCACCGGGCACGGGCTGCTCGGCCTGCGGGAGCGGGTCGCGGTGGTCGGTGGCGAGCTGTCGGCTGGACCGATGCCGGACGGCGGATTCCGGGTGTGCGCGACCCTGCCGGCGGGGCCCTCCAGACCGGCAACCGACGAGTTGGTGCTGGTACAGGCCGGGGGTGGCGATGGCGATCCGGATCCTGCTGGCGGATGA
- a CDS encoding response regulator transcription factor → MAIRILLADDQPLIRAGLAMLLDSEPDIEVIGTADDGRQAVDRARTTKPDVVLMDVRMPVLDGVSATRLITEDAGSLDPARPVVKVLILTTYHVDDAVYAALRAGASGFLLKDAAPTELAAAVRAVAAGEAWLDPAVARRLIDEFAERPEPYPAAGLDRLTAREREVLTQVARGLSNIEIAMRLHVGEGTVKTHFGRILVKLGVRDRAQAVMVAYESGLVQPRRSPRQP, encoded by the coding sequence ATGGCGATCCGGATCCTGCTGGCGGATGACCAACCTCTGATCCGGGCGGGCCTGGCGATGCTGCTGGACAGTGAGCCGGATATCGAGGTGATCGGCACCGCTGACGACGGTCGGCAGGCGGTGGACCGGGCCCGGACGACCAAGCCGGACGTGGTGCTGATGGACGTCCGGATGCCGGTCCTGGACGGCGTGTCGGCCACCAGGCTGATCACCGAGGACGCCGGCAGCCTCGACCCGGCCCGCCCGGTGGTGAAGGTGCTGATCCTGACCACGTACCACGTCGACGACGCGGTGTACGCGGCGCTGCGGGCCGGTGCCTCCGGTTTCCTGCTGAAGGACGCCGCGCCGACCGAGTTGGCCGCTGCGGTCCGGGCGGTGGCCGCCGGGGAGGCATGGCTGGACCCGGCCGTCGCCCGCCGGCTGATCGACGAGTTCGCCGAGCGACCGGAGCCGTATCCGGCAGCCGGTCTGGATCGGCTCACCGCGCGGGAGCGGGAGGTGCTCACGCAGGTCGCCCGTGGCCTGTCCAACATCGAGATCGCCATGCGCCTGCACGTGGGAGAGGGCACCGTGAAGACCCACTTCGGACGGATCCTGGTGAAGCTCGGGGTGCGGGACCGGGCCCAGGCGGTGATGGTCGCGTACGAGAGCGGGCTGGTGCAGCCTCGCCGCTCCCCGAGGCAACCATGA
- a CDS encoding enoyl-CoA hydratase/isomerase family protein — MTDVQRYGSARWSWDADGVVTVTLDDPGRTANMLNRRHYDGLGACLDDLTRQRGRLRGVVLTSAKRSFISGPDFMPSEITPDEAAGTYDLLMPLRDQARRLETLGRPVAAALNGSALGGGFELALACHYRVGPNDPSVVWALAETGMGIIPGSGGTVRVTRMFGIAATVLEIVGPGTAYHPAQALAAGLVDELADDVVAAARAWVLAQPAGHVVQRWERPGYEIPGGTAEPPGLAEAVRRRSEGSPVRALAAVLEVAVRSAAVPLDEAFEIETAACRALLSAPEFPDLAHLFYAMRAVATTPAELPPTGVRAGLSSAGSQAGMREFPQLAANPLAAVFFAVDAPIVEITDADLVPEVRAKGGIPVLIHGGHVSFVQTLLDAGPDPAAMAAAARRALDNGLQVDPAGADVASVLAAGFPSWTGGVLHAIDAR; from the coding sequence ATGACGGATGTCCAACGATATGGTTCGGCGCGCTGGTCCTGGGACGCGGACGGCGTCGTCACCGTGACACTCGACGACCCCGGCCGCACCGCGAACATGCTCAACCGGCGTCACTACGACGGGCTCGGCGCCTGCCTCGACGACCTCACCCGGCAGCGCGGCCGGCTGCGCGGCGTGGTGCTCACCTCGGCGAAGCGCTCCTTCATCTCCGGCCCCGACTTCATGCCGAGCGAGATCACCCCGGACGAGGCGGCCGGCACCTACGACCTGCTGATGCCGCTGCGCGACCAGGCGCGCCGGCTGGAGACCTTGGGTCGGCCGGTCGCCGCCGCGCTCAACGGCTCCGCGCTCGGCGGCGGCTTCGAGCTGGCGCTGGCCTGCCACTACCGGGTCGGCCCGAACGACCCGTCGGTCGTGTGGGCACTCGCCGAGACCGGGATGGGCATCATTCCCGGAAGTGGCGGGACGGTCCGGGTGACCCGGATGTTCGGGATCGCCGCGACGGTGTTGGAGATCGTCGGGCCGGGCACGGCGTATCACCCGGCGCAGGCGCTGGCCGCCGGGTTGGTGGACGAGTTGGCCGACGATGTGGTCGCCGCGGCGCGAGCCTGGGTGCTGGCCCAGCCGGCCGGGCATGTCGTGCAGCGGTGGGAGCGGCCCGGCTATGAGATTCCCGGGGGGACCGCGGAGCCGCCGGGTCTTGCCGAGGCGGTGAGGCGACGCTCGGAGGGGTCACCGGTGCGTGCGCTCGCCGCGGTTCTGGAGGTGGCGGTGCGTAGCGCGGCGGTGCCGCTGGACGAGGCCTTCGAGATCGAGACGGCGGCGTGCCGGGCGTTGCTGAGCGCGCCCGAGTTTCCGGATCTGGCGCATCTCTTCTATGCGATGCGTGCGGTCGCCACGACACCCGCCGAGCTTCCCCCAACGGGTGTGCGGGCCGGGCTTTCCTCAGCCGGCTCGCAGGCCGGAATGCGTGAGTTCCCGCAGCTCGCCGCCAATCCCCTGGCAGCGGTGTTCTTCGCCGTCGACGCCCCGATCGTCGAGATCACCGACGCCGACCTCGTCCCCGAGGTCCGCGCGAAGGGCGGCATCCCCGTGCTGATCCATGGTGGCCACGTCTCCTTCGTACAAACTCTCCTGGACGCCGGCCCCGACCCTGCCGCCATGGCCGCCGCCGCCCGCCGCGCCCTCGACAACGGCCTGCAGGTCGACCCGGCCGGCGCCGACGTCGCCTCGGTGCTCGCGGCCGGCTTCCCCTCGTGGACCGGCGGCGTCCTGCACGCCATCGACGCCCGGTGA
- a CDS encoding helix-turn-helix transcriptional regulator codes for MARDDDAMPNIADVTMVDVLRAVADPIRLRIVQTLADGRPHGKCGAHWDFGVHKSTMTHHFRALRQAGLTRTVVAGRTHTIELRRDELDARFPGLIDALTTGIPSRGTAHRPRG; via the coding sequence ATGGCCCGGGACGACGATGCGATGCCGAACATCGCCGACGTGACGATGGTCGACGTGCTGCGGGCGGTCGCCGACCCGATCCGCCTGCGCATCGTGCAGACGCTTGCCGACGGCCGGCCGCACGGCAAATGCGGCGCGCACTGGGACTTCGGCGTGCACAAATCGACCATGACGCACCATTTCCGCGCGCTACGGCAGGCGGGCCTGACCCGCACCGTCGTGGCCGGCCGTACACACACCATCGAGCTGCGCCGCGACGAACTCGACGCCCGCTTCCCCGGCCTGATCGACGCCCTGACCACCGGTATTCCGTCCCGCGGGACGGCACACCGTCCGCGCGGATGA
- a CDS encoding adenosine deaminase family protein: MSQVQRSAPKIELHVHLEGTVRPGLLAEIAQRHHSPLPERLEHLYRFRTLYEFIDTWNTLTRCLRSPSDYRLITLAYAAEAAAHGAVYLEPALDAEERFGGPAGWADILAACCDAADEARERFGVTIGWTPQIFRGYDVAMGEEAARVATRFVGRGVVGFGLSGAEGRAATAPHARAVRIAQEGGLPFVPHAGEAAGPEAVREVLALGAVRVRHGVRAVEDPDLVAELADRGIVLDVTLTSNVRLGVTPSLARHPLRTLLAAGVRCSVSTDDPAILDTTLSDEYAVAEELGLSAGGAFAAGLAGALCDPATRARLATVGELAYGPTATWASP; this comes from the coding sequence ATGAGCCAGGTGCAGCGGTCGGCGCCGAAGATCGAGCTTCACGTGCACCTGGAGGGCACCGTCAGACCCGGCCTCCTGGCGGAGATCGCGCAACGCCACCACAGCCCGTTGCCGGAGCGCCTGGAGCACCTCTACCGGTTCCGGACGCTGTACGAGTTCATCGACACCTGGAACACGCTCACCCGGTGCCTGCGCAGCCCCTCCGACTACCGGTTGATAACCCTGGCGTACGCGGCCGAGGCCGCCGCGCACGGCGCCGTGTACCTGGAGCCCGCACTGGATGCCGAGGAGCGCTTCGGCGGCCCTGCCGGCTGGGCCGACATCCTCGCCGCCTGCTGCGACGCCGCCGACGAGGCGCGGGAGCGGTTCGGCGTCACGATCGGCTGGACTCCGCAGATCTTTCGCGGATACGACGTCGCCATGGGCGAGGAGGCGGCGCGAGTGGCGACCCGGTTCGTCGGCCGGGGCGTGGTGGGCTTCGGGCTCTCGGGCGCGGAGGGACGCGCGGCGACCGCGCCACATGCCAGGGCCGTCCGCATCGCCCAGGAAGGCGGACTGCCGTTCGTCCCGCACGCCGGTGAGGCCGCCGGCCCCGAGGCGGTACGCGAGGTGCTCGCGCTCGGCGCGGTCCGCGTCCGGCATGGGGTACGGGCCGTCGAGGACCCCGACCTGGTGGCCGAACTCGCCGACCGCGGCATCGTGCTGGACGTCACCCTGACCTCGAACGTGCGTCTCGGGGTGACGCCGTCGTTGGCGCGGCATCCGCTGCGCACCCTGCTGGCGGCCGGGGTGCGCTGCTCGGTCTCCACCGACGATCCGGCGATCCTCGACACCACCCTCTCCGACGAGTACGCCGTGGCGGAGGAGCTCGGGCTCAGCGCTGGTGGTGCCTTTGCGGCGGGTCTCGCCGGGGCCCTGTGCGATCCGGCAACCCGGGCGCGGCTGGCCACCGTCGGCGAGCTCGCGTACGGGCCGACGGCGACGTGGGCCAGTCCCTGA
- a CDS encoding HAD family hydrolase, translating into MAPDRTTHVLFDFFGTLVDYSAAVNGACAATDCAALIRSYGGGLDEATFVSAWDGAYDSFKAVAVVDRREFSMAQLSRSFLADVLRREPTPAECRALVTTYTRRWNDGVRYRPDTPAIVAGLAERFGLAVVSNTHEPELVPAHIAAMGIGDHFATVVMSVEFGWRKPHPSIYTEVLDRLGIDASRAVFVGDSYEADFVGPEAAGIRAYLIDPAHAYDIPTDQRLDSLADLPARLLP; encoded by the coding sequence ATGGCCCCCGACCGGACCACGCACGTCCTGTTCGACTTCTTCGGGACCCTTGTGGACTATTCGGCCGCCGTCAACGGCGCGTGCGCCGCCACCGACTGCGCCGCGTTGATCCGTTCCTACGGTGGCGGCCTCGACGAGGCCACGTTCGTCAGCGCATGGGACGGCGCGTACGACTCGTTCAAGGCGGTCGCCGTCGTCGACCGCCGGGAGTTCTCGATGGCGCAGTTGAGCCGGTCGTTCCTGGCCGACGTGCTGCGCCGGGAGCCGACGCCGGCCGAGTGCCGAGCGCTCGTCACCACATACACGCGCCGGTGGAACGACGGCGTACGGTACCGGCCGGACACCCCGGCGATCGTGGCCGGGCTGGCCGAACGGTTCGGCCTGGCGGTCGTGTCGAACACGCACGAGCCCGAACTCGTGCCGGCGCACATCGCCGCGATGGGCATCGGCGATCACTTCGCCACCGTCGTGATGTCGGTCGAGTTCGGCTGGCGCAAGCCGCACCCGTCGATCTACACCGAGGTGCTTGACCGGCTCGGCATCGACGCGAGTCGGGCGGTCTTCGTCGGCGACTCGTACGAGGCGGACTTCGTCGGCCCGGAAGCGGCCGGCATCCGGGCCTACCTGATCGACCCGGCGCACGCGTACGACATCCCCACCGATCAGCGGCTGGACTCGCTCGCCGATCTCCCTGCGCGGCTGCTGCCCTGA
- a CDS encoding tetratricopeptide repeat protein, whose product MPHASPLAVAQQRALALRGAGNLGAARDLLIDAVESAQPPFGRDHPDVLSTAHLLARLHREADDPSAARRVLEEAFAAGERRWPHADPLMLALSFELGSVADELGNRHEARRNYTRVAAAGPAVLGVDHPAVRTAREYLGDAAPAPQPVAPPAAQSAAQPVSVSQPVPGALDEPTVSLAVLSTLWKPHDASTAAAPTRPSVAPVSAAPGTAGVPPAPSVPTTATVSPAPRAVSGPAVPGLPRTPPAPPTLAAPSAPATVPPPPVPVPPPPVVPPVIPPPRVVTPSQAVPLPRTALHDQAARPVTPPSPRPTPTGPAAGGMGPGSTMVGAPGLGEAQQSHEQETGGAPSPPAVDGSTSPAPASPGDPEWARPTIRVQQIGPLLEEEMAGRPPQRPAPVAGTGAPVSAPPVSGPPAFSPVSAPPVVAQPTSAPPVVAQPTSAPPALAQPTSAPPALEPPGWASPTAGPHELTASLPQPDPTSGPPGYPPTSGPPSFAQTSGPPDQPPVSGSPHQAPISGPAPHAPVSGPPPYGPAGGSASHGASVGMRQHDPQQPIPASGGYPGGSHQQFPQGPPAYPHPGGSVVPPSYAPPPAPAWGRPGAAHPGVAPPYQGSLVMPPARSASGRGRVAIVVAVVAVVVALAAVVGVGLLILDRRAAPPATPTPATGEAGPPPGDLAMRDDTTTITLTWTDPSDGLVPFMVAGGRTGQALGMMATVEPGKTSYTVNGLSTRVDYCFAVLAVYDTDRFATSHQVCTSREGR is encoded by the coding sequence GTGCCCCATGCCTCCCCCTTGGCCGTCGCCCAGCAGCGGGCCCTCGCGCTGCGCGGTGCGGGTAACCTCGGCGCCGCCCGTGACCTGCTGATCGATGCGGTCGAGTCTGCCCAGCCGCCGTTCGGTAGGGATCATCCGGACGTCCTGAGCACCGCGCACCTGCTGGCCCGGCTGCACCGGGAGGCCGACGATCCGAGCGCGGCCCGCCGGGTGCTGGAGGAGGCCTTCGCCGCCGGGGAGCGCCGGTGGCCGCACGCGGATCCGCTGATGCTGGCCCTGTCGTTCGAGCTGGGGTCCGTCGCGGACGAGCTGGGCAACCGTCATGAGGCGCGTCGCAACTACACCCGCGTCGCCGCCGCCGGCCCCGCCGTGCTCGGCGTCGACCATCCGGCGGTACGCACGGCACGGGAGTATCTCGGCGATGCCGCTCCCGCACCGCAGCCCGTGGCCCCTCCCGCTGCCCAGTCCGCTGCCCAGCCGGTATCGGTGAGCCAGCCCGTCCCGGGAGCGCTGGATGAGCCGACGGTGTCGCTGGCCGTGCTCTCCACCCTCTGGAAGCCGCACGATGCGTCGACGGCGGCGGCGCCAACCCGTCCGTCGGTGGCTCCTGTCTCGGCCGCACCCGGCACGGCCGGCGTTCCTCCGGCGCCGAGCGTGCCCACAACGGCCACCGTTTCGCCTGCGCCTCGGGCGGTGTCGGGGCCCGCCGTGCCGGGCTTGCCGCGCACTCCGCCGGCCCCGCCCACCCTCGCCGCGCCGTCGGCGCCGGCCACGGTTCCGCCGCCTCCGGTACCCGTGCCACCGCCGCCGGTCGTGCCGCCGGTGATCCCGCCGCCTCGGGTGGTGACGCCGTCTCAGGCCGTGCCGCTGCCGAGGACTGCCCTTCACGATCAGGCTGCTCGCCCCGTTACTCCGCCGTCCCCGAGGCCGACGCCGACCGGGCCGGCTGCCGGAGGCATGGGGCCGGGCTCGACCATGGTCGGTGCTCCCGGGCTGGGCGAGGCACAGCAGAGCCACGAGCAGGAAACCGGCGGGGCGCCGTCACCGCCGGCCGTCGACGGATCGACGTCGCCCGCGCCCGCGTCGCCCGGGGATCCCGAGTGGGCCCGGCCAACGATCCGGGTCCAGCAGATCGGGCCGCTACTCGAGGAGGAGATGGCCGGCCGGCCACCGCAACGTCCGGCGCCAGTTGCCGGCACGGGAGCCCCGGTCAGCGCACCGCCCGTCAGCGGGCCCCCCGCCTTTTCTCCCGTCAGCGCACCGCCCGTCGTAGCCCAGCCGACCAGCGCACCGCCCGTCGTAGCCCAGCCGACCAGCGCACCGCCCGCCCTGGCCCAGCCGACCAGCGCACCCCCCGCGCTGGAGCCGCCCGGGTGGGCGAGCCCTACGGCGGGTCCGCACGAGTTGACCGCGTCGTTGCCCCAGCCGGACCCGACCAGTGGGCCACCGGGCTACCCGCCCACCAGCGGGCCACCCAGCTTCGCGCAGACCAGCGGGCCACCCGACCAGCCACCGGTCAGCGGATCGCCGCACCAGGCTCCGATCAGTGGACCCGCCCCGCACGCCCCGGTCAGCGGCCCGCCGCCGTACGGTCCGGCCGGTGGCTCCGCCTCGCACGGCGCGTCGGTCGGGATGCGCCAGCACGACCCGCAGCAGCCGATCCCGGCCAGTGGCGGCTACCCGGGTGGGTCGCATCAGCAGTTTCCCCAAGGTCCACCGGCCTATCCGCACCCCGGCGGCAGCGTCGTACCGCCGTCGTACGCTCCGCCCCCCGCTCCCGCCTGGGGCCGACCCGGCGCCGCACATCCGGGCGTCGCCCCGCCTTACCAGGGTTCCCTGGTGATGCCGCCGGCGAGGTCCGCGTCGGGTCGCGGCCGGGTGGCGATCGTGGTGGCGGTGGTGGCCGTGGTGGTCGCCCTCGCCGCGGTGGTCGGGGTGGGTTTGTTGATCCTCGACCGACGGGCGGCGCCTCCGGCGACGCCGACACCGGCGACGGGTGAGGCGGGTCCGCCGCCGGGGGATCTGGCGATGCGCGACGACACCACCACGATCACGTTGACCTGGACCGACCCGTCGGACGGGTTGGTGCCGTTCATGGTCGCCGGTGGGCGGACCGGGCAGGCACTGGGCATGATGGCCACGGTGGAGCCAGGGAAGACCAGTTACACGGTCAACGGGTTGAGCACCCGGGTGGATTACTGCTTCGCGGTGCTGGCGGTGTACGACACCGACAGGTTCGCCACCTCCCACCAGGTCTGCACGTCACGGGAGGGCCGGTAG
- a CDS encoding site-specific integrase gives MAQVEKRQTKDGKTTRWRVKWRDGGRRDGDWDGETFDYQADAKRFKALVDACGNRRPSPEQLVDHGFGFLVAGSAPVPERPAKKTFREYALAWLETLTKPSVETKRKYLERLEKHVFPTLGDLPIDEITRRVMREWQTALLASGLSRKTIANIRGESVFPIFRASCRPGEDEESPLRAYNPLDGLALPEGEKYVPDILETPEDASILLTAAYEVDPEAADLLLTKLATGLRWGEVAALPPRAVRAHLGTVEVRQVLRKVNRRWVVEPKPKTKQGYRQVPLHPLVMEIVMRRAAAGNEFLFVAPRGNHWRYEDFYDWRWVKIRKLAESRGLAGHMTMHGLRHSLLTLLANEGLELAALKGVAGHAQVSTTMDVYVHGTRTHHEPVRRIVGGFLEAGIRAGEEQRAAGAGRAADLRGRIHRGARQVRPAASRP, from the coding sequence GTGGCGCAGGTCGAGAAGAGACAGACGAAGGACGGAAAGACCACCCGGTGGCGGGTGAAGTGGCGCGACGGCGGCCGCCGTGACGGCGACTGGGACGGCGAGACGTTCGACTACCAGGCCGACGCGAAGCGTTTCAAGGCGCTCGTCGATGCCTGCGGTAACCGCCGGCCGTCGCCGGAGCAGCTGGTCGACCACGGCTTCGGCTTCCTGGTGGCGGGGTCCGCCCCGGTGCCGGAGCGGCCCGCGAAGAAGACGTTCCGCGAGTACGCGCTGGCCTGGCTGGAGACGCTGACGAAGCCGAGCGTCGAGACGAAGCGGAAGTACCTGGAGCGGCTGGAGAAGCACGTCTTCCCGACGCTCGGCGACCTGCCGATCGACGAGATCACCCGGCGGGTGATGCGCGAGTGGCAGACGGCGCTGCTGGCCTCCGGCTTGTCCCGCAAGACGATCGCCAATATCCGGGGCGAGAGCGTGTTCCCGATCTTCCGCGCCTCATGCCGGCCCGGCGAGGACGAGGAGTCGCCCCTGCGGGCGTATAACCCGCTGGACGGCCTGGCCCTCCCCGAGGGGGAGAAGTACGTGCCGGACATCCTGGAGACGCCCGAGGACGCCTCGATCCTGCTCACCGCGGCGTACGAGGTCGACCCGGAGGCCGCCGACCTGCTCCTGACGAAGCTCGCCACCGGCCTGCGATGGGGGGAGGTCGCCGCCCTGCCGCCCCGGGCCGTCCGGGCGCACCTTGGCACCGTCGAGGTCCGGCAGGTCCTGCGGAAGGTCAACCGGCGGTGGGTCGTCGAGCCCAAGCCGAAGACAAAGCAGGGCTACCGCCAGGTCCCGCTGCACCCTCTGGTCATGGAGATCGTGATGCGGCGCGCGGCCGCCGGCAACGAGTTCCTGTTCGTCGCGCCGCGTGGCAACCACTGGCGGTACGAGGACTTCTATGACTGGCGGTGGGTGAAGATCCGCAAGCTGGCCGAGTCGCGCGGGCTGGCCGGGCACATGACGATGCACGGGCTGCGGCACTCCCTGCTGACCCTGCTGGCCAACGAGGGCCTGGAGCTGGCGGCGCTCAAGGGCGTCGCCGGGCACGCACAGGTGTCCACGACGATGGACGTCTACGTGCACGGCACCAGGACGCACCACGAGCCGGTGCGGCGGATTGTCGGCGGGTTCCTGGAGGCCGGCATCCGTGCCGGCGAGGAGCAGCGCGCCGCCGGTGCCGGCCGAGCCGCCGACCTTCGCGGCCGGATCCACCGGGGGGCGCGGCAGGTGCGCCCGGCCGCCTCGCGCCCGTAG
- a CDS encoding helix-turn-helix domain-containing protein — protein MQEYTYAEAAVKLRVAETTLRRWVSKGRISCHRLGRLVRFTDDDLASAYKPSPAIPAGAGRRR, from the coding sequence GTGCAGGAGTACACCTACGCCGAAGCCGCAGTAAAGCTGCGCGTCGCGGAGACCACCCTGCGGCGCTGGGTGTCCAAGGGCCGCATCTCCTGCCACCGGCTGGGCCGGCTGGTCCGCTTCACCGACGACGACCTGGCGTCGGCGTACAAGCCGTCGCCGGCGATCCCTGCCGGCGCGGGCCGGCGGCGCTGA
- a CDS encoding XRE family transcriptional regulator: MTVVRQSRAWTQAELALKARVSQGYVSKIESGQLELEGEQLAQLAEVLEVPAELLTVREPSLGANVSCVHHRRRRSKLTALATKRIEGLTHLISLTATRLIEELPHRPEVGLPELPVGAVPPHEAARRVRALLGVGDAPIDDVICMVEQLGVAVIRRDLGTDAQDGVSLNLPERRPIIVVNTALPGDRQRLSVAHELGHLVLHGWQVATGEEAVEQEAFEFAGELIAPSTAIGQDLSGLNTRDFGRLLDLKVTWGMSIAALIQQASRLGHIDDQSHRMLRIRLNQLGWAKVEPGAVAEERPQLMTRIVGAHLDGLGRTLDKAASTALMLPGPFARHYLPDRTDTAPIHQEGTGSELG; this comes from the coding sequence GTGACCGTAGTTCGGCAGTCGCGGGCGTGGACGCAAGCCGAGCTCGCCCTCAAGGCCCGCGTCTCCCAGGGCTATGTGTCCAAGATCGAGAGCGGACAGCTTGAGCTTGAGGGCGAGCAGCTTGCCCAGCTCGCCGAAGTCCTGGAGGTGCCTGCCGAGCTCCTCACCGTCCGCGAACCGAGCCTCGGTGCCAACGTCTCCTGCGTCCACCACCGTCGACGTCGGAGCAAGCTCACCGCCCTCGCCACCAAGCGCATCGAGGGACTAACACATCTGATCAGCCTGACCGCCACCCGGTTGATCGAGGAGCTACCACACAGGCCAGAGGTCGGTCTACCCGAGCTGCCTGTGGGTGCGGTCCCCCCGCACGAGGCCGCTCGACGCGTGCGAGCGCTGCTCGGCGTCGGCGACGCGCCCATCGACGACGTGATTTGCATGGTCGAACAACTCGGGGTTGCCGTGATCCGGCGAGACCTCGGCACGGATGCGCAGGACGGAGTAAGCCTCAACCTGCCCGAGCGCCGGCCCATCATCGTGGTCAACACCGCCCTCCCCGGTGACCGTCAGCGGCTCAGCGTCGCCCACGAATTAGGCCATCTGGTGCTACACGGCTGGCAGGTCGCCACTGGAGAAGAAGCGGTCGAGCAGGAGGCGTTCGAGTTCGCCGGCGAGCTCATCGCGCCCTCCACGGCGATCGGTCAGGATCTCTCCGGCCTGAACACACGGGACTTCGGACGCCTGCTCGACCTCAAGGTCACCTGGGGCATGTCGATTGCCGCCCTGATCCAGCAAGCCTCCCGCCTCGGGCACATCGACGACCAGTCACATCGCATGCTGCGAATCAGGCTAAATCAGCTTGGCTGGGCGAAGGTTGAACCCGGCGCAGTCGCCGAGGAGAGGCCGCAGCTGATGACGCGCATCGTCGGTGCCCATTTGGACGGTCTGGGCAGGACGCTGGACAAAGCCGCCTCGACGGCCCTGATGCTGCCGGGCCCCTTCGCACGCCACTACTTGCCAGACCGGACGGACACAGCGCCGATTCACCAGGAAGGTACGGGCAGTGAGCTTGGATAA
- a CDS encoding DUF6085 family protein — MSGERHDTGVYRGDSTHCVPPYPGALPGVLYPAGADVDLVVRAVARARYLRAYPADLEGADGYAERVAADPPFRAEMTAALAALAGAGRMMPVDAETAHLVELRAEGWTVQHPLSCRPNLFACEVNRVAERGLTAVPDELGVFECRAEDGVLVIGAAR; from the coding sequence GTGAGCGGCGAGCGCCACGACACCGGGGTCTACCGCGGCGACTCGACGCACTGCGTGCCGCCGTATCCGGGAGCACTGCCCGGCGTGCTGTACCCGGCGGGTGCCGACGTCGATCTTGTGGTCCGGGCAGTCGCCCGGGCCCGCTACCTCCGGGCGTACCCCGCCGATCTGGAGGGGGCCGACGGGTATGCTGAGCGGGTCGCGGCCGACCCGCCGTTCCGTGCCGAGATGACCGCCGCCCTCGCGGCTCTCGCCGGCGCTGGCCGCATGATGCCCGTCGACGCCGAGACGGCGCACCTGGTCGAGCTTCGCGCCGAAGGCTGGACGGTCCAGCACCCCCTGTCGTGCCGGCCGAACCTGTTCGCCTGCGAGGTGAACCGGGTCGCCGAGCGGGGCCTGACCGCCGTCCCCGACGAGTTGGGTGTGTTTGAGTGCCGCGCCGAGGACGGCGTGCTGGTGATCGGGGCGGCCCGGTGA